GGGGAGCGGGTCGCGCCGATCGAGGTGGCGGGCTGGCAGCCGCCCGCCTGGTACCGGGCGGCCCCGGAAGCACGGGCGGTCGGCTACCCGCGGTCCGCGCCCCCGTTCGAGCTGGCCGTGCGGCGGGCGGAGCAGGAGGTGTGGCTGGACGGCGAGGCGGCCCCCGGCCCGGTGGACCGGGTGGAGCTGGACTGGCCGAACCGTGCCCTGCGCGAGCTGACCCTGGTGGACACCCCCGGGCTCGATCGTGCCGAGGCCGCGCCGGTGGTGGAGGGGGTCAGCACCGAGGCCGACGCCGTGCTGTTCCTGCTGCCCAACCCGGCGCAGGCGGATCTCGGCTTCCTGCGCGCGACCCGCCAGCACCCGATCGCGCGGGCGGCGCCGGTGCACGCGCTGGCCGTGCTGTCCAGGGCCGACGAGCTCGGCGGTGGCCGGGTGGACGCACTGATCTCGGCGCGGAAGGTCGCACGGCGGCACCGCAGGGAGGGCGAGACCGGCCTGCTGTGCCAGGACGTGGTTGCCGTCGCCGGGCTGCCCGCGGCCGCGGGCCGGACCCTGCGCGAGCCGGAGTTCGCGGCGCTGGCCGAGCTGGCCAGGGTGCCGAAGGCGGAACTCGAGCCGTACCTGCTGTCCGCGGACCGGCTGGCGGGGCCGGAGTTCCCCGCCCCGGTGGACGCGGGCACCCGCGCCGGGCTGCTGGAGCGGTTCGGGCTGTTCGGGGTGCGGCTGGCGAGCACCCTGCTGCGCCGTGAGGCCGGCAGCCAGGCCGAGCTGGCCGCGCGGCTGGTGGCGCGCAGCGGGCTGGACGAGCTGCGCGAGTCCGTCGGCCGGTACCTCACCGGCAGACGGCCGGTGCTCAAGGCGCGGGCCGCGCTGATCGCGCTGGAGGTGGTGCTGCGGATGGAACCCCGCCCGGGGTCCGCCGCGCTGGCCGCCGAGCTGGAGCGGGTGGTTGCCGGGGCGCACGAGTTCCGCGAGCTGCGGGCCCTCGCGGAGTTGCGCGGTGGCCGGGTCACCCTGCCCGATGAGCTGCGGGACGACGCGCTGCGCCTGCTCGGCGACGAGGGCCAGGCCCCCGCGGAGCGGCTGGGCATGGCGGACGCCGAGGCCGCCGAGGACGGAGTGCTCCGGCAGGCCGCGGCCGTGGCCCTGCGCCGCTGGCAGCAGCACGCGGAGAATCCCGCCCTCGGCGCAGCCGCCCGCCGTACCGCCCACACCCTCGTCCGCACCTGCGAGGGCCTGCTCTGAGCAGGCCACTCACAGCAGTGGCGCTGGGTAACCGTTGTGCGCATGTCTTCCGTCGTTCACCCGTCTGGGTAAGGATGCCCCGAACGCAACCTTGCGATGAGAGGACAACCCGTGACCCTGCCCGCAAGACGTGGCGCCCTCGCGGGTGCCGCCGCCGTCACGATGACCCTGAGCCTGGTCGCCGCCCCGGTGGTACAGGCAGCGCCGAGTACCGGTGCGGTGATCGCCGAGGTCTACGGCGGAGGCGGCAACTCCGGGGCCACGCTGACCCACGACTTCGTCGAGCTGACCACGGTCGGCGACACCGGGGTAGCCCTGGACGGCTGGAGCGTGCAGTACCTGCCCGCCGCGCCGAGCGAGCGCAGCCAGTGGCAGGTCACCGAGCTCACCGGCAGTGTCCAGCCGGACGGCAGCTACCTGGTCGGCCAGGCCAGGGGCGCCGGCGGCTCGACCCCGCTGCCGGAGCCGGACGCCGAGGGCCGGATCGCGATGAGCTCCCGCGCGGGCACCGTGGCGCTCGTCGCCGGCACCGCCAAGCTGACCTGCCTGACCGCGGCGGACTGCGCCGCCGACACCCGCATCGTGGACCTGGTCGGCTACGGCGACGCCGTGGTGCGGGAGGGATCGCCTGCGCCGGGGACGGACAACACCACCTCGGTCGCCCGCACCGGGCCCGCCGACACCGACGACAACGCCGCGGACTTCACCGAGGGCGAGCCGAACCCGCGCAACGCGGCGGGGGAGACCCCCGGCGGGGACGAGCCCGATCCGGTCACCGCCCGGATCCACGACATCCAGGGCACCACCCGGATCTCCCCGCTGGACGGCGAGCGGGTCACCGGGGTCACCGGGGTGGTCACCGCGACAAGGACCTTCGGCTCCAGCAGGGGTTTCTGGTTCCAGGACCCGGAACCGGACGCCGACCCGCGCACCAGCGAGGCCCTGTTCGTCTATACCGGCGACACCGGGTTCGCGCTGTCCCCCGGCGACGCGGTCAGCGTGACCGGCACGGTCAAGGAGTACTACCCGGACTACTCGGAAGACTCGAAGTACCAGTCGCTCACCGAACTCGGTAACGCGGAGTGGACGGTGACCTCCTCGGGCAACCCGGTTCCGGAAGCCACGGTGATCCAGCCGGACACCGTTCCGGACGAGCTCACCGCGCTGCCGGGCGGGAACATCGAGCCGCTGGAGCTGCGGCCGGACACCTACGCGCTGGACTTCTGGGAGGCGCGGGAGAGTGAGCGGGTCAGTGTCGCCGACGTGCGGGTGGTCGGGCCGAGCACGCGATACAACGAGCTGTACGTGACCACGAAGCCGGAGCAGAACCCCAGCGCCCGCGGGGGCACCGTGTACCTGGGTTATGACCGGCCGAACACCGGCATTCTCAAGGTGGAGTCGCTGATTCCCTTCGCCGAGCGGCCGTTCCCGCGGGCGAACACCGGGGACACGCTCTCCGGCCGCACCGCGGGCCCGGTGGAGTACGACCAGTACGGCGGGTACACCCTGTTCGCCAGCGAGCTCGGCAAGGTCACCGACAACGGGCTGGAGCGGGAGACCACCCGCCGCCAGCGCAGCGGTGAGCTCGCGGTGGCCACCTACAACCTGGAGAACCTCTCGGCGGTCAATGAGCAGGCCAAGTTCGACGAGCTGGCCGGCGGCATCGTGCACAACCTCGCCAACCCGGACATCGTCACGCTGGAGGAGATCCAGGACGACAACGGCCCGGACGGCAGGGGCGACGGCGTGGTCGGTGCCGAGCAGACCCTTGGCAGGCTGGTGGCTGCGATCGAGGCCGCGGGCGGCCCGCGGTACGAGTGGCGGCAGATCGACCCCCAAGACCTCGCCGACGGTGGCCAGCCTGGCGGCAACATCCGGGTCGGCTTCCTGTTCAACCCGGAACGTGTATCCTTTGTGGATCGTCCGGGCGGGGACGCGACCACCCCGGTCGAGGTGGTGACCGAGCGGGGCGAGCCACGGCTTTCCGTCTCGCCGGGCCGGATCGACCCGGCCAACGCGGCATGGGAGGACAGCCGCAAACCGCTGGTCGGCGAGTTCGTCTTCGGTGGCCGTACGGTGTTCGTGGTGGCCAACCACTTCGCCTCCAAGGGCGGGGACGAGCCGACCCACGGCCGGTTCCAACCGCCGACCCGTGGCTCCGAGGTGCAGCGGATCAAGCAGGCGGAAGTGGTCCGCGCCTTCGCCGACGACCTGCTGGCCGCCGACCCGCGGGCCAACCTGGTGGTGGCAGGCGACCTGAACGACTACCCGTTCTCGCCCGCCGTGCGCACGCTGACCGAGGGCGGCGCGCTGGAAGCGCTGATGAACACGCTGCCGGAGCGCGAGCGGTACAGCTACATCTACGAGGGCAACTCCCAGGTGCTGGACCACGTGCTGGTCTCGGACGCCCCGCGCGGGGTGGACTACGACGTGGTGCACATCAACGCGGAGTTCGCCGAGCAGGCCAGTGACCACGACCCGCAGGTGGTCCGCTTCCGCCCGAGCACCGGAAACCCGGTCTCGGACGCGCTGAACGACCTGCTGGACTGGCTGGAGCGTATCTTCGGCTGCCTCCCGCACCGGTCCTGAACCAGCGGCGGCACGCCGAGCGCACCCCCGCGCTCGGCGTGTTTGCCGCCCACATACGCGTGTTTGCCCGCCACGCGCGTGGGTTTGCCGTTCCCGTACGTGCGGGCCGCCTCAGCGGGCGCGCCAGCCGAGGCTGAGGATGGCGTGGTTCAGTTCCTGGTAGGCGGGCCGCACATCCTCGAGGTAGCGGTCCAGCCACTCGCCCCTTGCCGAGTCGATCGGCTCCGGGGCCGCCCCGGCCTCCAGCCAGGACAACCGGTCGATGTTGTCGGCCGCCATCCGCCACCAGCGGTTCGCCCGTTCGGCGGTGGTCTGCTCTCGCTCGACGGCGGCGGCGACCTCGGCCTCGGCGGTGGCCCGCGCGGCGGCCAGCTCGTCGGCCCGGTTCAGCTCCCAGGACCGCAGGTCGTCCGCGGCCTTGCGGGCCAGCCCGATGATCTCCTTGTACCGCATCGCGGCCGTGCTGCCTTCGGTCATTCCTCGTCTCCCGGATCCGGTTGGTGGAAGGGAATGATCACCTCGGGCGCGCTGTGCGTGCTGCGATCGAAGAACAGCGCGCGGCCAGGGCGCGGCGCCCAGTGCACCACCTGGCCCGCGCAGAACGGGCTGAGCTCGCTGCCCTGCACGTCCAGCGCGGCCCAGGCGCCGATGTCGTCGGTCCCGGTGAAGCCCAGGGTGTCCTTCAGTCTGCTGACCCCGCGCCACCAGCCGAGTACGTGCAACCCGTTGGCGGGTCCCTGCTTGAGCAGCACACGCAACTGGTCCAGCCCGCTGGCCTGGCCGGGTGACTTCTGCTCCAGCGCGGGCAGCGCCGCGTCCACGCCGTACAGCGTCACGATCCGTTTGATGTCTACATCGGACAGATCATCGGCGAGGGCGTGTACCCGTCCGGAGAGATCGGCCGGTGCCACCAGCTCCACCTTGTGCCCCGCACCGGCCAGCCAGTCGCACAGGCCGCTGACCGCCTCGGTGCAGGTCTCCACCAGGCAGCTGAGCACGAACACGGCCTCGCCGGGCTGGTACTGGCGGGCGAGCGAGCGCACCGCAGAGTTCAGAATGGACAGTGCTTCCTTCTGCGTGGTACCGAGCACCGCCACGTTGCGGCCGGGGGCGCCGGACAGCTCCACCCCGCGGGCGGACTCGGTGACCTCGATGGACTGGCCGAGCAGCGCCTTCGGCCTGCTCACGTACTCCAGTTCGGTGAACGCGCGGGACTCCTCCAGCACCGGAGCGTGCGCCCCGTCGAACAACCGGGGCCGCTGGGACGAGGCGGCATAACGTTCCCACAGCCGTTGCTGCAAGCCGGGGAAAACGCCCTTCGCGCTAGCGTCCGGGATATGCGCGAGCTGGTTGCCGTGCGCCACCCCGGAGTCGTGGTTGACCACGGCATGCCACTTCGGCGCGGACACCGCGGCCTGGTTGGTCTCGGACAGCACCCGGCGCGCCTTGGGCATCGCGATCCGCAGCGTGCACTGCTCGAAGACCGCGGGCTTGCCCCAGAACGCCTCGATCCCGGCCACGTCCTGGCTGGCCAGCACCAGGTGGATGCCCTGCGAGCGGCCGCGCCGGGCGATGTCCTCCAGCAGCGAGGTGGCCAGCGCGGTGACCGTGTCCCGGCCCGCGAACAGGTACTGGAACTCGTCGATCACCGCGACGATCCGTGGCCAGTGCCCATCCGGGTCCTGCTCGCGCAGCTCGGCGAGGTGGGTCACCTCGTGGTCCTTGGCCGCGGCCGAACGCCTGCGCAGCTCGTCGGCGAGGAACCGCAGCAGCGCGAGCCCGAACTCCCGGTCGGTGTTCACGTTCACCCCGACCAGCCGGGCATGTGGCAGCCAGCTCTCGTCCTTGCGGCCCGGCGCGAGCCCGGCGAAGGACACGCCTTCCTTGAAGTCCAGCAGGTACAGCGCGAACTCCTCCGGCGAGTAGCGCGCGCACAGGCTGCCGAGCAGGGCGTACAGGAAGTTGGTCTTGCCGGAGCCGCTCGGCCCGCCGATCAGTGCGTGCGGGCTGGCGTCACCGATCACCACCTCCACCGGCTCGCCCTCGTAGAACCCGACCGGGGCGCGCAGTTCCCTTGCCGAGCGATCCTTGCCGAGCTCGGTTGGCAGCAGGTCGGCGAAGGAGCGCGGACCGCCCTGCTTGGCGATGAGCGCCTCGGCGATCCGGCTCGCCGCGGTGCCGACCTGCCCGGCAGGCAGCGGCCGGTCCAGCCGGACCACCAGGTCGGAACCGGTCATGCTGGTGATCGCGTGCCGCTCGTCGAGCAGGCTGATGCTCTCCACCGCGCCGCCGAGCGCGGTCGGCACGTCCACCAGGATCAGCGAGATGCCCGCGGCGAGCGCCCCGGAGGCCACCCGCTTCAGCTCGCGCAGCTGCTCGGGTTGCAGTTCCTCGCCGTTGCCGTAGAGCACGGCGATCCGCCATGGTTCGATCCGCCGCCCGGTGTCCCTGCGCGCGGCCTGCAACGAGGTGTACCCCGCCTGCATGGTGTGCGCGTGGATCCGCCGGATGTGCCCGGCCAGCTCGTCCAGCAGGTCGACCAGCCGGGTCGGGTCGTGCACGGTGAGCGCGCTGGTGCGGCTCAGGGCGTAGAAGTTCGGCAGCACCGCGGTGAGCTGCCCGACGTCCCAGAGGTGCACCCGCACCGCGCCGGGCTCGAAGGTGCTGAGCACCCGGATCAGCAGGTTCTCCACCAGCGCGTCGATGCTCGGGCGGGTCTTCGGCGCGGAGGTGATGGAAAGGTGCGACTCGTCCAGCAGCGGGACCGCGACATCGAAGGTCAGCTCGGTGCCGGGGGTGCGGCCGGTGTCACCTCCATCCACCACGGCCGAGCCGATCCGCCACAGCTCCGGGGCGATCACCCCGCTGTGCGTTCCGACCCGGCCGAGCCACTCGCCAGGGGGTTTGCCCGCGGCGCCGGGAGCACTGGCCGCGACCAGCTCCCGCAACCGGTTCGGCCCGTCGGACCATTCCCCGTAGAACTGCTTACGGACCGTGTCCAGCCAGGCGAACACCCCGGCCATCTCCGGTTCGTTCGCCCGCTCGACGACCCGCGGGTCCGCCGCGGCCTGCTCGATCCCGGCCTGGACGATCGACTGCTCCAGCTCCAGCTTGGCGAGCTGGTTCTCGGCCGACTTCCTGGCATTCGTCGCCGCACCAAGGGCGAGCCCGATCTGCTTGCGCAGCTGATCCAGCGCGGAGATCACCCGCGCGCGTTGCTCGCCGGCCTTCCTTCCGATCACGCGGGTCACCTACAGCCGTGCTTCATAGCGGGTCAACAGCTCGTCCGCGTTGTCCAGCCTTCCGGTCTGGGTGTCGAGTTGGTCGAAGGCCTTGGCCAGTTGCGGCGGGAGCCAGGGTTGGGCCTGTGCTTGCGCATCCACGATGGCGCGCCGGGATTCCTGCAGCAACCCTCGGGCCCGATCGAAGTGCGCCCGCGCGTCGTCCATCCCGCCGTGCACCGCGGCGAGCAGGTGGCGCAGCTCGTCCAGCGACATCGGCTACAGCCGCGCGGAGTACGAGTCGGCCGAGGAGATGCAGGCCTGGATCGTGCTCTGGGTGCCGTTGATGCCTTGCAGGGCTTCGGCGAGCAGCCCGTGTGCCTGGTTCACCTCGGCCTGGGTGCTGCCTGAGGTCGCCGCGGCCAGTGACTGCTGGGCTTCCTCCAGGGCTTGGGCGGCCTGTTGCAGGGCGGCAATGCTGGCGGAAGCCTTCTCGTTCGCGAGGGCGATCCCCGCGCGGATCTCTTCCACTCCGGGCATGGGGCGGACTCCTTGGAGCTGGGTAGGTCTACCTTCAACAAACCTAGCGTGACCGGGCGATTCCGGACAGACGGCGGGTGGGTGTTCGACTGGTCCTATGGGGGTTCTCCCCCGCGAATATGGCTGGCGGCGTGTCCCGAGGTTGTCTCGGGACACGCCGCCAGCCAGGTGCGGAGGATACGGGATTCGAACCCGTGAGGGCTTTCACACCCAACACGATTTCCAATCGTGCGCCTTAGGCCGCTCGGCCAATCCTCCGCGGAAGAGAGTAGCAGAGTGGCCCCTGACCTGCGGATACGGGGTCTGAGCTGCGATGACGGGATACGCGCCGCCGCGGGCGCGGGGACCGTGGCCGTCGCGTGCGGGCCGCCGGACGGCCGTACCGGGCCGCGCCGGGGAGCCGCCGCGCGCCTGGTGAACGATTGGTGAACGAATGGTGGCCATCCCGGTGCTGCCGGAGTGACCCGCTTTGCGTTTTCCGGTGGAGATCCGCTGGTGGGCGGCCGATTCGGCGGTTCAATTCAGACAATTGAAAAATACCGCTTTCCCTGGTGGTGTGCGGTGTTTCGTTCATTTCCTGGGATGTGCACCACCTCCCTTGACCCTTCCCGGTCGGGTACTCAAGATGAAAGCCGTTCGGTTTTGGCGCGTACCGCGGTATCGGCAGAAGCATCCACGCTGCCACGCCTTACTTGCGAGTGCACCAGTGATCACGGCCTTCCCGTGGCGTAGCGGGAGCGGGGTCCGATTTGTTGCGGACCTCATTGATTGAAATATGTACCAACAACCCCGAGGAGGGGCAATGCGCCCTGGGCAGAATTTACGGAACAATGTTTCAGAAGGTGGCGTAACGCCGCTTATCGGAGTCTTCGACATGTTCTCCGCGTCGGTGGCGGCGCAGCACTACGACGGGTTCTTCGTGTCCGGGTTCGGCTTCGCCGCGTCGTACTACGGGCTGCCGGATATCGGGTTCATCGCCTGGCCGGACATCGTGAGCTTCGTCCAGCGGCTGCGCCTCGCCTTTCCAGGGCATCACCTGCTGGTGGACATCGATGACGGCTATGTCGACCCGGAGGTGGCCTGCCACGTGGTCGAGCACCTGGAGGCGATCGGTGCCTCCGGGGTGATCCTCGAGGACCAGAAGCGCCCCCGGCGCTGCGGCCATGTGGAGGGCAAGCAGGTGCTGCCGCTGCCGGAGTACCTCGAGAAGCTGGAGCTGGTGCTGCGAACCCGCCGCGACCTGCTGGTGGTGGCCCGCACGGACGCCACCGAGGAAGCCGAGATCCTGCGCAGGGCCGAGGCGCTGGCGGCGACCGACGCCGACGTCATCCTGGTCGACGGCGTGCGCAGCGCGGACTGGATCACCAGGATCCGTTCGGTGATCGGGGACAAGCCGCTGCTGTTCAACCAGATCGCGGGCGGGAAGTCCCCGCGGCTCTCGCTGTCGGAGCTGGAACGGCTCGGTGTGGACGTCGCGATCTACAGCACGCCCTGCCTGTTCGCCGCGCAGTCGGCGATGGACCGGGCGCTGACCGCGCTGAAGCACAACGACGGCCGGTTGCCGCAGGGCGAGGACCAGGTCGGCGTCGCAGAGTCGCTGCTGCTGCTCGAGCAGAACATCAGCAGGCACCACCCGAAGCCGGCGCTGGTCGGCAGCTGAGGCAATCCGGCGCCAGGGCGGTCCCGGCGCACCAGCCATGCGCCGGGGCCGCCCGGTCCGGGAGGAGGCTCCCATGATCCATCCACTGAAACACGTGAGTCGGTTTGTCGATCCCTATCTCCTGGCGCTCCTCGGCACGGTCGCGCTGGCCTCGGTGCTGCCCGCGCGGGGCGCCGGTACCGCGGTCGTGGACGGCGGCGCGGATATCGCGGTCGGTCTGCTGTTCTTCCTCTACGGCGCCCGGCTCTCGCCGCGCGCGGTGGCCGACGGGGTGCGGCACTGGCGACTGCACCTGGTGGTGTTCGCCAGCACCTTCGTGCTCTTCCCGCTGCTCGGCCTTGCCGCGCACGCGCTGGTGCCCGCGGTGCTCACCAGTGAGCTCTACGTCGGGCTGGTGTTCCTGTGCGTCCTGCCATCCACCGTGCAGTCCTCGATCGCCTTCACCTCCATCGCCAGGGGCAACGTCCCCGCGGCCATCTGCAGCGCCTCGCTGTCCAACCTGGCCGGGATCGTGCTCACCCCGGTGCTGGTCGGCCTGTTGCTGGCCACCAGGGGTGGTATCTCCGCGCAGCCGATGCTGGACATCGGCGTGCAACTGCTGCTGCCGTTCGCGGCCGGGCAGCTGCTGCGGCGCTGGATCGGGGAGTGGATCACCCGCAACCGGCGGGTGCTCGGGTATGTGGACCGCGGCTCGATTCTGCTGGTGGTGTACTCGGCGTTCAGCCAGGGAGTGCAGGCCGGGATCTGGCAGCAGTTGCCGGTGCCGCGGCTCGGCGCGCTGCTCGCGGTCAGCGCGGCGCTGCTCGGGCTGGTGCTGCTGGTCACCAGTGGCAGCGCACGCTGGCTCGGTTTCAACCTCGAGGACCGGATCGCGATCGTGTTCTGCGGCTCGAAGAAGAGCCTGGCCAGCGGGGTTC
The sequence above is drawn from the Amycolatopsis aidingensis genome and encodes:
- a CDS encoding endonuclease/exonuclease/phosphatase family protein, which encodes MTLSLVAAPVVQAAPSTGAVIAEVYGGGGNSGATLTHDFVELTTVGDTGVALDGWSVQYLPAAPSERSQWQVTELTGSVQPDGSYLVGQARGAGGSTPLPEPDAEGRIAMSSRAGTVALVAGTAKLTCLTAADCAADTRIVDLVGYGDAVVREGSPAPGTDNTTSVARTGPADTDDNAADFTEGEPNPRNAAGETPGGDEPDPVTARIHDIQGTTRISPLDGERVTGVTGVVTATRTFGSSRGFWFQDPEPDADPRTSEALFVYTGDTGFALSPGDAVSVTGTVKEYYPDYSEDSKYQSLTELGNAEWTVTSSGNPVPEATVIQPDTVPDELTALPGGNIEPLELRPDTYALDFWEARESERVSVADVRVVGPSTRYNELYVTTKPEQNPSARGGTVYLGYDRPNTGILKVESLIPFAERPFPRANTGDTLSGRTAGPVEYDQYGGYTLFASELGKVTDNGLERETTRRQRSGELAVATYNLENLSAVNEQAKFDELAGGIVHNLANPDIVTLEEIQDDNGPDGRGDGVVGAEQTLGRLVAAIEAAGGPRYEWRQIDPQDLADGGQPGGNIRVGFLFNPERVSFVDRPGGDATTPVEVVTERGEPRLSVSPGRIDPANAAWEDSRKPLVGEFVFGGRTVFVVANHFASKGGDEPTHGRFQPPTRGSEVQRIKQAEVVRAFADDLLAADPRANLVVAGDLNDYPFSPAVRTLTEGGALEALMNTLPERERYSYIYEGNSQVLDHVLVSDAPRGVDYDVVHINAEFAEQASDHDPQVVRFRPSTGNPVSDALNDLLDWLERIFGCLPHRS
- a CDS encoding FtsK/SpoIIIE domain-containing protein; translation: MGRKAGEQRARVISALDQLRKQIGLALGAATNARKSAENQLAKLELEQSIVQAGIEQAAADPRVVERANEPEMAGVFAWLDTVRKQFYGEWSDGPNRLRELVAASAPGAAGKPPGEWLGRVGTHSGVIAPELWRIGSAVVDGGDTGRTPGTELTFDVAVPLLDESHLSITSAPKTRPSIDALVENLLIRVLSTFEPGAVRVHLWDVGQLTAVLPNFYALSRTSALTVHDPTRLVDLLDELAGHIRRIHAHTMQAGYTSLQAARRDTGRRIEPWRIAVLYGNGEELQPEQLRELKRVASGALAAGISLILVDVPTALGGAVESISLLDERHAITSMTGSDLVVRLDRPLPAGQVGTAASRIAEALIAKQGGPRSFADLLPTELGKDRSARELRAPVGFYEGEPVEVVIGDASPHALIGGPSGSGKTNFLYALLGSLCARYSPEEFALYLLDFKEGVSFAGLAPGRKDESWLPHARLVGVNVNTDREFGLALLRFLADELRRRSAAAKDHEVTHLAELREQDPDGHWPRIVAVIDEFQYLFAGRDTVTALATSLLEDIARRGRSQGIHLVLASQDVAGIEAFWGKPAVFEQCTLRIAMPKARRVLSETNQAAVSAPKWHAVVNHDSGVAHGNQLAHIPDASAKGVFPGLQQRLWERYAASSQRPRLFDGAHAPVLEESRAFTELEYVSRPKALLGQSIEVTESARGVELSGAPGRNVAVLGTTQKEALSILNSAVRSLARQYQPGEAVFVLSCLVETCTEAVSGLCDWLAGAGHKVELVAPADLSGRVHALADDLSDVDIKRIVTLYGVDAALPALEQKSPGQASGLDQLRVLLKQGPANGLHVLGWWRGVSRLKDTLGFTGTDDIGAWAALDVQGSELSPFCAGQVVHWAPRPGRALFFDRSTHSAPEVIIPFHQPDPGDEE
- a CDS encoding isocitrate lyase/PEP mutase family protein is translated as MRPGQNLRNNVSEGGVTPLIGVFDMFSASVAAQHYDGFFVSGFGFAASYYGLPDIGFIAWPDIVSFVQRLRLAFPGHHLLVDIDDGYVDPEVACHVVEHLEAIGASGVILEDQKRPRRCGHVEGKQVLPLPEYLEKLELVLRTRRDLLVVARTDATEEAEILRRAEALAATDADVILVDGVRSADWITRIRSVIGDKPLLFNQIAGGKSPRLSLSELERLGVDVAIYSTPCLFAAQSAMDRALTALKHNDGRLPQGEDQVGVAESLLLLEQNISRHHPKPALVGS
- a CDS encoding bile acid:sodium symporter family protein; this translates as MSRFVDPYLLALLGTVALASVLPARGAGTAVVDGGADIAVGLLFFLYGARLSPRAVADGVRHWRLHLVVFASTFVLFPLLGLAAHALVPAVLTSELYVGLVFLCVLPSTVQSSIAFTSIARGNVPAAICSASLSNLAGIVLTPVLVGLLLATRGGISAQPMLDIGVQLLLPFAAGQLLRRWIGEWITRNRRVLGYVDRGSILLVVYSAFSQGVQAGIWQQLPVPRLGALLAVSAALLGLVLLVTSGSARWLGFNLEDRIAIVFCGSKKSLASGVPMAAVLFADQGVGLIVLPLMLFHQLQLMVCAVLARRYANARTALAPVPVAS